CGGGCTCCAGCGCTCGACGATGGAGACGGCCCTCAGTCAGGCTAAGCAGGGTCGCGACCACATCCTCGGCGAGATGGCGAAGACCATCGACGAGGCCCGTGGCGACCTCGCGCCGAACGCCCCGCGCCTCTTCCAGATCGTGATCGACGCCGAGTTCATCGGCGAGATCATCGGGCCGGGTGGCAAGAACATCCGCGGCCTCCAAGCCGAGACGGGTACCAAGATTGACATCGCCGAAGAGAACGGCAAGGGCTACGTCACCATCGCGGCTGAGGAAGGCCCGGGTGCCGAGAAGGCCATCGAGGTCATCAAGGGCATCGTGTCGGTCCCCGAAGTGGGCGACCGCTACGACGCGAAGGTGATCAACATGCTGCCCTTCGGCGCGATCCTGGAGCTGATGCCGGGCAAGGAGGCCCTCCTCCACGTTTCGGAGATGGCCCACGGCTATGTCAACAGCCCGGAGGACATCGTCCAGATCGGCGACCGCATCGAGGTCGAGCTGATCGAGGTCCGCGACGGCGGCAAGCTCCGCGTGAGCCACAAGCCGTTCCTCCCCGAGCCTACCGAGGAGGAGAAGGCCGCGATGCGCGAGCGTCGTGAGCGTCGCGACAGCCGTGGCGGTGGCCGTGGCGATCGTCGTGGCGGTGGCCGTGGCGATCGTCGTGGTGGCGGTGGCCGTCGCCGCGACTAGGCGCTGAGCCACGCTGCAAAGCCTGAGCGCCCCGGAGGTGGAACCCGCCTCCGGGGCGTTCTGTATCGGGCCCACTTGTGGCATACACTTCGGTCCGCGGAATTGCCGAACCCTGCCACGCACCTCTCCTGGAGCACTTCGTCTTGATGCAACTCACCTCCTCCATCGACCTCGGCTATCCTGTATTCGAACGCACGATCCTGCCCAATGGCCTGCGTGTCGTGACGGAGCAGATTCCGTCGGTGCGCTCCATCTCCGTGGGAGTCTGGATTGGCGCGGGCAGCAGAGACGAGGCGCCCGAGGAGGCCGGGCTGGCCCACTTCATCGAGCACATGGTCTTCAAGGGGACCACGCGGCGCCGGGGCCATCACATCGCGCAGCGCATGGAGGCCGTCGGCGGCTACCTCAACGCCTTCACGTCGAAAGAGTACACCTGCTACTACGCCCGCGCTCTCGACGAGCACCTCGGCCGCGCCCTCGATGTCGTCCTCGACCTTGCCCTCGATCCAGTCTTTCCGGAGAAGGAAATCGAGAAAGAGCAGGACGTGGTGCTGGAAGAGATCAAGATGTATGCCGATGCGCCTGAGGACCTGATCTTCGACCACTACGAGGCGACGATCTACCCCGACCACCCGCTTGGCTGGCCTGTGTTGGGCACCCCGGAGACCGTGCGCAGCTTCACCCGGGACAATCTCCGGGCGTTCGTCGAGACGCGGTATACGCCGAACCGGCTCGTGGTCTCGGTCGCGGGCAACGTCGAGCACGGCGCCGTCGTTGCGCTCGTTCGCAAGCTCACGGCGGGCTTCGACCGCGCGCTCGTGCCGGTTGACCGTGCGCCTGTCAATGGCTATGCGCCGCGTCGCGTCGTTGAAACCAGACCGATCCAGCAAGCGCACCTCGTGGTCGGAACGCGCGCGTGGGGACTGCAAGACGAGCGCCGCACAGCGGTGTCCATCCTCAACACGATCCTCGGCGGCGGCATGTCGAGCCGCCTCAGTCAGAACATCCGAGAGAAGTACGGCTATTGCTACAGTGTCTACTCGTTCGCCAACATGCTTGCCGACGCAGGCGACTTCGGCGTCTACATCGGTGTGGACGCGGGCAAGGTAGACCGTGCTCGGCACCTGGTCGAGCGCGAACTCGACAAGCTGGCCACGCGGCGCGTGAGTGATCGGATGCTCAACCGCGCCAAGACCCAACTCAAGGGCTCGATGATGCTCGGGCTGGAGAGCATGTCCAACCGCATGATGCGCATGGGCAAGGTCGAGCTTGCCTTCGAGCGCTACTTCACGCTCGACGACGTGATCGCACACGTGGACGCGGTGACAGCGGACGATGTCCGCGATGTCGCGGCCGCGCTCTTCCGGCAAGACCGGCTGTCATCAATTGCTATCGTCCCCGAAAAGGGCGCGTAGCGATACGCGTCAAGTGACGGCCTGCGCGGTGCTCGTCAGAATCGTACTGCCAGGCTCCACGGGACGATGGATGTTCTGGCGCGGGGTGCTCTGGCGCGCGCGCGCGGGATGCTCGGCCGTCCGTTTGAGTGCGGCGGTGATGTGGGTGCAGAGCCGTGACTTGGAGTAGCGCTCCAGAAGGGGTAGCCGAATGGCCTCGATGTCGGCAGGCTTCATCGACAGGGCTGCGTCCAGGGCGGTCCAAAACGAGTCGGGGACGTCGAGATCGAACCCACCTACGGAGGTGTAGGGCGCCAGCACTTCTTCCATCGACGTGCCCAAGGTGTAGCACGCAGGGGTGCCTAGCGCATAGGCCTCCAGGACGGGTAACCCGAAGCCTTCGATCTCCGAGGGCACGAGGACTGCGCGTGCATTTTGATAGTAGGCAACGAGCGATGCTTCGGGTTGTCGGGGGAGCACCTCGACGTGCGTGGTGGCGCGGGCGTAGGCGGCGAGTTCCTCCGACAAGGCGCCGATGAGCACGAGGCGTGGCAGGTCGCGCTGAGCGGCGAGGCCCAGCCGCCAGAGATCCAAGAGACGTCGGGTGCGCTTGTGTTTCGCGTCCGAGGCCAGGTGCAGCACGTAGTCCTGTTTCGAAGCATAGGCAGGCGTGACGTGCTCGTAGTGGCAGGCCGCATACACGACATCGATGGCGGGCAGGCGAAAGCCGCGGCGCTCGGCAAAGTCCTCGATTTGCCGCTTCGATGTTTCCGACACCGTGGCGATCCGGTCAGCACGCCGCAGGCTGCGCTCAAGTACGCGTAGCCAGTACGTGTAGCTTGCCGCAGGCCGGTCTTCCGGGTACGTTCGCTGATAAAAGTCGAGGATGGCGTCGTGGATGAGGAGGAGTGCAGGACGCGTTGGCCGAGCTAGTAGGGAGAGGTAGCCTTTCGGATAGAACCACACATCTGGGCGGGCGGGGATTAGCCAAGGGTGGAAGAGGTCTGTGAGCAGCCGCGGCCCAACCTGGTCTGTCCGAAATGGGAAGGCACGCGTTGGTACATCGGCTGTTGGACGAAGCGCCGAGCGTGATGTCCAGGCCTGCAACCTGAGGTTCGGCTCTGCGCTCAGCCCTTCCAAAATGGACTGAGTAACGGTGCTGATGCCGAGCGAGCGGTCACGATGAGGGTTCTGGTCAGCGAGGTAAACGCCAACGCGGAGCATCGGAGGCATGAGTTTGTACGGGCAGAGAGTGGCGTCTGCAAAGTAGGCGGGCCACTCCTGGGAACCAACTGGACGTCAGCCACCGAGCGGAAAGGAGGGGCGCAAAGACAAGCGAGGCCCACTCAATGACGCCGGGGCTCACGTCGCAGACGACAGCCTCGTGGGGAGACTGCGCGAACTTCTCCGTCGTAGCGTAGCCATAACATGCGTGCTTTGGAGTTCTGGGTGGCTGGATGCTAGTCTTCCGCGCTACCACCTCACTCCACCATTCTGCATCCGCCATGCTGCGTTTCACTACGCGGCGGGCTTGGTTGGCGACGCGCGTGTCCGTTGCTGTCCTGGCGCTGCTGCTCCTCTGCGTCCCGTCTGCGCTCGCGCAAACACTACCCGACTGGGCGCGGCCGTCCGAACCGACCCCGTACTACGAGGCGGACCCCGAGGCTGTCGCCCCAGAGTTCGATCCCTTCTTCGAGGAAGACGATATGCTCGGACCTGAATTGCCTGGCGCGCCTCCTGTCGTACCTGTCGACGGTGGCCTCGGACTCCTTGCCTTGGCGGGAGCTGGCTACGCCGCCCGCCGTCTCCGCCGCTCCTCTAGCCACTAGGCCCGTCTCGCCGCGTGCCCCCAGCAGTGGCTACCGATCGCTTGCTCTACCTCGCACTGCCATGCGTACTCTGCTCTTGGTGCTCGTCAGCGTTGGACTCTCCATGTCTGCGCACGCCCAGCTTGACATCACTGCCCTGGAAACCCCCGTCACGGAAGACTTCAACACGTTCGACGGCAGCGGCTTCGCGCCCAGTCCAGCCGCAGGACAACTAGACTCGGACAACTTCATCGCTACGGGGTTCAACGGGGGAACGCTCACCTTCGGTGGGACGCAAACCAGTAGCGACTTCACCGGCACCACGAACACGGGCGGCGTGGGCACAGGCGGCATCTATGCTGCCGAGGTAGCCTCCGGCGACATCGCCTGGGGTGTGCAGCCCACCGGCGACGACTTCACGCCGGGGACCTACGTCGTCCAGGCGCAAAACAACGCGGGCTCGGCTTCGGCCTCGGCGACCATCCAGTACGAGGTGCACGTCTATAACGACCAGGGTAGGTCGAACTCGTTCGGCGCGCTGGGGTATGCCGTCGGGACGTGCGGCACGGAGCCAGGTAGCTACACGGCCGTGCCCGGAACCGAAGTAGTCTCGCCCGAGGCCGATGACGCGATGCCCGCCTGGGTCGTGACGGCGCGGTCAACCACGTTCCCCGTGGTGGTAGCGAGTGGCGACTGCCTGTATCTGGAGTTCGCGAGTGCAGACGTGAGCGGCAGCGGCTCGCGCGACGAGTTCGCGCTGGACGACCTCAGCGTAGAACTCTCGGCGACGGTCACCACGACCGTCGCACTCGTAGGCACGAGCGCTTCGGTCAGCGAGGGGGTCGGTACCACAGACCTCACAGTCAGCATCGCCAATCCATCCGGGACTACAGCAACGACGGTCGAGGTGGCACTCACCTCGGGCGACGCGGCCGATGTGGGGAGCTACACCACCCAAACGGTCACGTTTGCTGCGGGCAGCAGCGCCAATGAGACGGTGACCCTGACCGTGACAGACGACATGACCGTCGAGAGCAACGAAGACCTCGTCTTTACGCTTCAGAACGCGTCAGGCGGGGAGGGCGCCACGGTGAGTACACCCAGTACGTTCACCCTCACAATTCAGGACAACGATGGCGGCGTCTTCAGCCCTGGCGACCTCGTCATCACAGAGTTTATGGCCGACCCCGACTCGTCGAGCGGTGTCGAAGCGGGCGAATACATCGAGTTGTACAACACGACCTCGTCCGCGCTCGACCTCACCGGGCTCACCTTCGAGGACGATGACGGACAGTCGTTCACATTCCCCTCAATCATCCTCCAGCCCGGTACGGGCAGCGACAGCTTCGCGCTACTCTGCAACCGCGATATCATCCTCGGTGGTGTGGTGTGCGACGCCAACGTGTGCGACGACGGCGGCGACACGACCTGCAACCTGACTGATGATCCCAACCTCGACAACGGTGACGACCAGATCATCATCAAGTCGGGGAGTACCGTCATCGCGCAAGTCACGATCAGCGACGGCAACCCGAATGGGGCCGAGGTCGGCCGTGAACTCCGGGCCCTCTCGCTGGTGCCCGCCGACGGGCTCCTCACCGACACGCGGACGAATTCCGGCGGGACGCCCCAGGGCGCGCAGCGCGTGTTCGTAGATGCCACGACCGAGCAGGCCGACGGCAGCTTCGCTTCCCCAAGAGCGTTCGGCAACACCGCGGCGACGGCGGCTTCGATGACGCTCGGCGGCCAGCGCGGCACCGCCGACACCCTCGACGTTGGCTGGTACATGCTCTCGGTGCCCTCCACCGGCGTCACCCTGGCCGACCTCGCCGCCCAGAACCTCGTCCAGGGCGTCGACGGCTACTTCGACGACGACACCGACGCAGCAAACATCTACACGCTCTATGCGCCAGGGACTCCGGACGCGACGCTCGATTTCGTAGAGCCCGGCACGGACACCAACGACGACAGTGGGGTTGGCACGCCGACGGACGGAACGGACTATGAGTTCGTCCCCGGACGCGGCTTCATCTGGTACCACTACGACCTCGACCTGTCGTTGAGCGCGAGCAGTAGTACCCCGATGCCGTACACGCTGTCGGCCGTAGGTAGCGAGCCCGCTGGGCCGGTTACGTTCACGATCCCGGCCGGGGAATTCTACCTCGCTGGCAATCCCTACCAAAACTCGCTTGCGCTCTCGGGCGTGTCGCAGTCCGGAGGGAGTGGCACCCTGAGCGATGTCGTCCAGGTGTGGGACCCGTTCACCGAGGACGGTGGCGGGACGGGGGCCTACCGCGTATTCTCGCGCACCGCTGCTGACCTGATGGCCACCTGGCAAGGCTTCTTCGTCGAGAACACGGACGGCTCCAACACGGTCGATGTGTCTGTCGCCGACACCGATTCAGAGGGGGGCGTCTTCTACGGGCGGTACGCTTCGCTCGAACGGCGGCGGCTTGGCTTCAAGCTGAGCGGCCGGGACGCTGCGAACAACGTGGGCACCCTGGATGTCGCAACGGTCCTGCAGTGGATGCCTGGGGCAGAGGTCGGCGCCGATCCGTTCGATGGGTCCAAGCTTAACCCGCTCGGTGGCGCCTTTGGCACCCTAGCGTTTGTCGGCGAGCGGGCGGGCAAATCCATTCTACGGGCCGTGGACTCTCGACCATTGGAAGCCACAGACTTCGAGGTTGAGCTCGACTTCACCACCAACATCTCAGGCGCATTCACGCTGTCCTGGCCGCTCCTCGACAACGTCCCCGGCACGTGGCGCCTCGAACTCGAAGACCGAATGACGGGTACTGTCGTGGATCTGCGTTCCGATTCGCTCTACGCCTTCACGAGCAAGCCTGTTGGCGCACGTGCGTTGCCGACCCAGGAGCACCGCCAGGCAGAACTTGTGTTGCCGTCCTCGTTGCGCGCGACGCCCTCATGGCTGCAGGATGACGCTCGCGGTCAGGCGCCGCGCTTCGTCCTGCGCGTGGCCGACGGCAGCGTTGCGAACAGCGACGACATGTTGCCGCGCGGCTACACCTTGAGCGAGGTCTACCCGAATCCCTTCAGCCCCACTGCGGAGTTCACGCTCACGCTCGCCGATGCCCAGACGGTCCGGGCCGAGGTCTTCGATGCGTTGGGCCGACGCGTCGCCGTGCTCACGGATGGTATGCAGCCTCCAGGCACCCACCGCATTGAGGTTCACGGCAGTGGGTGGGCGAGCGGCCTCTACGTGATCCGCGTGGCCGGCGAGCAGTTCGTCGAGACCCGACGTGTGACGCTTGTGCGCTGATCGACGGCTTGCACACGCAGGGCCCGCCCGCCCCGGTTCGACGTCGGGGCGGGCGCGGTATTTTGGATGCTTCTGCCTATGCTACCCACCTTTGACGCTCCGTCATGCCTGCCTCGTTCGCCGCTGACCTCGACCGCCTGCGTTCTGGTGCGGTGACCCACAAGGGGCTCGTGGACGGGTTCCTGGCTCGGATCGACGCGCTCAATGGACAAGTCAATGCGCTGCTCTCAGTCTGCGCGGAGGATGCCCTCGCACAGGCACGCGCCTTGGATGCGCTGCAGGCCGCCGGCACCCTCGACCGAACTACGATGCCGCTGGCTGGCATGGTGATCGCCGTCAAAGACAACCTCAGCATCGAAGGGCAGCCGTTGACCTGCGGATCCCGCATGCTGGAGGGCTTCCGCGCACTCTACACTGCGACGGCCGTCCAGCGGCTCATGGAAGCGGGCGCCATCGTGATTGGGAAGGCGAACTGCGACGAGTTCGCCATGGGCTCCTCCAACGAGACGAGCTATTTCGGGGCAGTCCGCAACCCACACGCCCTCGACAGGGTGCCGGGTGGGTCGTCGGGCGGCAGCGCCGCAGCGGTGGCGGCAGGGTTCTGCCATGCGGCACTCGGCAGTGACACCGGCGGTTCGATTCGGCAGCCAGCTGCGTTCTGTGGCGTCGTGGGGCTCAAGCCGACTTACGGCCGCGTCAGCCGCTTTGGGCTCGTCGCCTTCGCGTCGTCGTTCGATTGCGTGGGACCGCTCGCTCACTCGACTGAGGACGTTGCCCGGTTGTTGGAAGTCATGGCTGGAGGCGATGCCCACGACATGACGAGTGCGCGGCACGACGTGCCACCCTTCGCGACCCGGCTGGACCGTGGAGTCGAAGGGGTTCGCGTTGGGTTGCCACGGGAGTACTTCGCCGAGGGCCTCGACCCCGCGGTTCGGACTGCTGTGGAAGCGCAAGCGGCACGCCTCGAAGACCTTGGCGCGACCCTCGTGGACGTATCGCTGCCGATGACCGACGCTGGGATTGCCACGTACTACGTGCTCACTACGGCCGAGGCGTCGAGCAACCTCGCACGTTTTGACGGCGTGCGCTTCGGCCACCGCGCGGCCCTGCCAGCGGGCTCCTCGCTAGACGACATGTACACCGCAAGCCGCACCGAAGGGTTTGGCACCGAGGTGAAGCGCCGCATCCTGCTCGGCACCTACGTGCTCTCGGCGGGCTACTACGACGCGTACTACGAGAAAGCGCAGCGCGTCCGTACCCTGATCCGTCGCGACTTCGAGGCCGCCTTTGATCGGTGCGACGTGCTTTTGACGCCCGCAACTCCCGCTGCACCGTTCCGCATCGGGGCCAACCTCGACGATCCGCTGGCGATGTACCTCTCCGATGTCTACACGGTCCCAGCCAACCTCGCTGGCATCCCAGGCCTCGTGGTGCCGGCCCGGACGCCGTTGCCGGAAGAACACGAGGCTGCTGGACTGCCGGTCGGTGTCCAACTGCTCGGCCGCTGGTTTGACGAAGCGACGCTGCTTCGCGTCGGGGCGTCGTTGGGCCGGTAGGAACGCCCCAGCAGGTGCACCGGATGGGCTTCGCTCCTGCCGGTTGGAGATGCCACAGGGGGACGTCAGACTTTGGGATGACAAGGCGAAGCGGAACCTAGGCATAACGACGCCGCCGGGTGATAGGCAACGAGCCGAATATCAGTGGCGATACTGAGACTAGATTTCTCTACTTGGCGTCGCATTTGTGAGCAGGGGAGGCTACCACCAAACTCACCGCACCTCCATGTTTCGCCCCCTCCTCCGGCACGGTCTCGCTGCCCTCGGCCACCTCTATCCGCTCCAGACTGGGTGCGGTCAACTCTCTCGTTCACGACTCTGCCGCTGGGCTGTGGAGGGCGATGGCATCCAGGACGCGCGCCTCCGAAACGGCATGACGCTTCGCGTCCCGCTTACCGAGTTCGTCGGGCGCGCCGTGTACTACTTCGGCGATCTCGATCCCAAGATCACCTGGGTCCTGCAGCGCCTTCTCCGACCCGGCGACACCGTGCTGGACATCGGCGCCAATGTCGGGCTCGTCTCGCACTACGCCGCAGGGCTTGTCGGTCCTCACGGCCGCGTGCATGCCTTTGAGCCGCAGCCCCAACTTGTTTCCCTGATGGAGGCCTCGGTACAGGCAAACAGGTTGGGCAATCTGCACATCCACAACCTCGCTTTGGGCGATGAGGAGGCGCACCTCGACCTGTTTATCCCCAGCCACAACTACGGCGCGGCGTCGCTCGTCGTGGAAGCGGGGACTGAGGGCGAACGCGTGCGTGTCCCGGTGCTCAATGCCACCAACTACTTCGAAGAGCTCGGCGTGGACCAAGCTCGGCTCGTCAAGATGGACGTGGAGGGCTATGAACCGACCGTGCTCCGCGGAGCCGCGCGCTTTCTCGACCATGTCGGGCCGCACTTCATATTGCTCGAACTGAACCGGGCAGGCCACCACGGCGGCAACGACGAGGCCGTGCAGTTGCTACGGCGCCATGGCTACGTCTTCTTCAACATCCCTCGGCGTCCACTTGCCAACATGGTCATGCGCTCCGGCGGCATCAACGGTTGGAGCCACGACGTGATCGCTGTCCACGGAAGCAAGGTCGCGGAAGCCGAACGCCTCCTTCCCGTTCGCACTCGTCGTGCGGAACCGG
The Bacteroidota bacterium DNA segment above includes these coding regions:
- a CDS encoding pitrilysin family protein is translated as MQLTSSIDLGYPVFERTILPNGLRVVTEQIPSVRSISVGVWIGAGSRDEAPEEAGLAHFIEHMVFKGTTRRRGHHIAQRMEAVGGYLNAFTSKEYTCYYARALDEHLGRALDVVLDLALDPVFPEKEIEKEQDVVLEEIKMYADAPEDLIFDHYEATIYPDHPLGWPVLGTPETVRSFTRDNLRAFVETRYTPNRLVVSVAGNVEHGAVVALVRKLTAGFDRALVPVDRAPVNGYAPRRVVETRPIQQAHLVVGTRAWGLQDERRTAVSILNTILGGGMSSRLSQNIREKYGYCYSVYSFANMLADAGDFGVYIGVDAGKVDRARHLVERELDKLATRRVSDRMLNRAKTQLKGSMMLGLESMSNRMMRMGKVELAFERYFTLDDVIAHVDAVTADDVRDVAAALFRQDRLSSIAIVPEKGA
- a CDS encoding glycosyltransferase, producing MWFYPKGYLSLLARPTRPALLLIHDAILDFYQRTYPEDRPAASYTYWLRVLERSLRRADRIATVSETSKRQIEDFAERRGFRLPAIDVVYAACHYEHVTPAYASKQDYVLHLASDAKHKRTRRLLDLWRLGLAAQRDLPRLVLIGALSEELAAYARATTHVEVLPRQPEASLVAYYQNARAVLVPSEIEGFGLPVLEAYALGTPACYTLGTSMEEVLAPYTSVGGFDLDVPDSFWTALDAALSMKPADIEAIRLPLLERYSKSRLCTHITAALKRTAEHPARARQSTPRQNIHRPVEPGSTILTSTAQAVT
- a CDS encoding lamin tail domain-containing protein; protein product: MRTLLLVLVSVGLSMSAHAQLDITALETPVTEDFNTFDGSGFAPSPAAGQLDSDNFIATGFNGGTLTFGGTQTSSDFTGTTNTGGVGTGGIYAAEVASGDIAWGVQPTGDDFTPGTYVVQAQNNAGSASASATIQYEVHVYNDQGRSNSFGALGYAVGTCGTEPGSYTAVPGTEVVSPEADDAMPAWVVTARSTTFPVVVASGDCLYLEFASADVSGSGSRDEFALDDLSVELSATVTTTVALVGTSASVSEGVGTTDLTVSIANPSGTTATTVEVALTSGDAADVGSYTTQTVTFAAGSSANETVTLTVTDDMTVESNEDLVFTLQNASGGEGATVSTPSTFTLTIQDNDGGVFSPGDLVITEFMADPDSSSGVEAGEYIELYNTTSSALDLTGLTFEDDDGQSFTFPSIILQPGTGSDSFALLCNRDIILGGVVCDANVCDDGGDTTCNLTDDPNLDNGDDQIIIKSGSTVIAQVTISDGNPNGAEVGRELRALSLVPADGLLTDTRTNSGGTPQGAQRVFVDATTEQADGSFASPRAFGNTAATAASMTLGGQRGTADTLDVGWYMLSVPSTGVTLADLAAQNLVQGVDGYFDDDTDAANIYTLYAPGTPDATLDFVEPGTDTNDDSGVGTPTDGTDYEFVPGRGFIWYHYDLDLSLSASSSTPMPYTLSAVGSEPAGPVTFTIPAGEFYLAGNPYQNSLALSGVSQSGGSGTLSDVVQVWDPFTEDGGGTGAYRVFSRTAADLMATWQGFFVENTDGSNTVDVSVADTDSEGGVFYGRYASLERRRLGFKLSGRDAANNVGTLDVATVLQWMPGAEVGADPFDGSKLNPLGGAFGTLAFVGERAGKSILRAVDSRPLEATDFEVELDFTTNISGAFTLSWPLLDNVPGTWRLELEDRMTGTVVDLRSDSLYAFTSKPVGARALPTQEHRQAELVLPSSLRATPSWLQDDARGQAPRFVLRVADGSVANSDDMLPRGYTLSEVYPNPFSPTAEFTLTLADAQTVRAEVFDALGRRVAVLTDGMQPPGTHRIEVHGSGWASGLYVIRVAGEQFVETRRVTLVR
- the gatA gene encoding Asp-tRNA(Asn)/Glu-tRNA(Gln) amidotransferase subunit GatA, encoding MPASFAADLDRLRSGAVTHKGLVDGFLARIDALNGQVNALLSVCAEDALAQARALDALQAAGTLDRTTMPLAGMVIAVKDNLSIEGQPLTCGSRMLEGFRALYTATAVQRLMEAGAIVIGKANCDEFAMGSSNETSYFGAVRNPHALDRVPGGSSGGSAAAVAAGFCHAALGSDTGGSIRQPAAFCGVVGLKPTYGRVSRFGLVAFASSFDCVGPLAHSTEDVARLLEVMAGGDAHDMTSARHDVPPFATRLDRGVEGVRVGLPREYFAEGLDPAVRTAVEAQAARLEDLGATLVDVSLPMTDAGIATYYVLTTAEASSNLARFDGVRFGHRAALPAGSSLDDMYTASRTEGFGTEVKRRILLGTYVLSAGYYDAYYEKAQRVRTLIRRDFEAAFDRCDVLLTPATPAAPFRIGANLDDPLAMYLSDVYTVPANLAGIPGLVVPARTPLPEEHEAAGLPVGVQLLGRWFDEATLLRVGASLGR
- a CDS encoding FkbM family methyltransferase, producing the protein MFRPLLRHGLAALGHLYPLQTGCGQLSRSRLCRWAVEGDGIQDARLRNGMTLRVPLTEFVGRAVYYFGDLDPKITWVLQRLLRPGDTVLDIGANVGLVSHYAAGLVGPHGRVHAFEPQPQLVSLMEASVQANRLGNLHIHNLALGDEEAHLDLFIPSHNYGAASLVVEAGTEGERVRVPVLNATNYFEELGVDQARLVKMDVEGYEPTVLRGAARFLDHVGPHFILLELNRAGHHGGNDEAVQLLRRHGYVFFNIPRRPLANMVMRSGGINGWSHDVIAVHGSKVAEAERLLPVRTRRAEPATRGELVRVPAVA